A DNA window from Desulfovibrio oxyclinae DSM 11498 contains the following coding sequences:
- a CDS encoding tetratricopeptide repeat protein, protein MATLPHVEEDNYIKGVFSIEKTGKIGTGTTARRVKQQVYFFAEQVDEDTVVLQGLNPENVPSGAKAEITKDELLEDYLPEPSLYNEVMSKLREVQKAVARGEKRRKRGETFTAEFEFSKALQLDEQNVRANFGIGMCYMQRGEEDKAKEVFDRIIKLDAAFQDEHKHLFNEYGIELRKKKMFDEAVDYYQRALELTRDDENLFYNLSRAEFESGNYRQALEAANECLALAPNHPEGLKIKAYIEKKGLA, encoded by the coding sequence ATGGCAACGCTTCCTCATGTTGAAGAAGACAATTACATAAAAGGTGTTTTTTCCATTGAAAAGACCGGGAAAATAGGCACCGGAACCACGGCGCGGCGCGTCAAGCAGCAGGTGTACTTCTTTGCCGAGCAGGTGGATGAGGACACGGTGGTTCTTCAGGGACTTAATCCGGAGAACGTGCCATCCGGCGCCAAGGCGGAAATCACCAAGGACGAGCTGCTGGAGGATTATCTTCCTGAGCCGTCGCTTTACAACGAGGTCATGAGCAAGCTCCGTGAGGTGCAAAAGGCCGTGGCGCGCGGCGAAAAGCGACGCAAGCGCGGCGAAACCTTCACGGCGGAGTTCGAGTTCAGCAAGGCGCTTCAGCTCGACGAGCAGAACGTGCGCGCCAACTTCGGCATCGGCATGTGCTACATGCAGCGCGGCGAGGAGGACAAGGCCAAGGAGGTCTTCGACCGCATCATCAAGCTGGACGCCGCCTTTCAGGACGAACACAAGCATCTGTTCAACGAATACGGCATCGAGTTGCGCAAGAAGAAAATGTTCGACGAGGCCGTGGATTACTATCAGCGCGCGCTGGAGCTGACCCGCGACGATGAGAATCTTTTCTACAACCTCTCGCGGGCCGAGTTCGAAAGCGGTAATTACCGACAGGCGCTGGAGGCTGCGAACGAATGTCTCGCGCTGGCCCCGAACCATCCCGAGGGGCTCAAGATCAAGGCCTACATTGAGAAGAAGGGACTGGCCTAG
- a CDS encoding 1,4-dihydroxy-6-naphthoate synthase, whose translation MTDILRIGISPCPNDTFIFHALLHGLVDAPVRFDPVLADVEVLNGMARRGEADVCKLSVAAAAGVLDEYVLLRSGGAMGFGVGPILVAKEGVSLDDLDGRKVAIPGRMTTANLLFGLCCREKDLKPERMEMVFDEVMPAVNRGDVAAGVVIHEGRFTFAEHGLARLLDLGDWWEQSRGLPIPLGAIAVRRSLGSEMIRELDEAVRRSILYARENPEAGRQWIRSHAQEMDAGVVARHIETFVTDYSLDVGEEGERAVTALLGEASREADCKPPEGGVFA comes from the coding sequence ATGACAGATATACTCAGAATTGGCATATCCCCCTGTCCTAACGATACATTTATTTTCCACGCCCTGCTGCATGGTCTCGTGGACGCCCCGGTGCGTTTCGATCCGGTGTTGGCGGATGTGGAGGTGCTCAACGGCATGGCCCGGCGCGGAGAAGCAGACGTTTGCAAGCTCTCGGTGGCGGCCGCCGCCGGTGTGCTGGATGAATATGTGCTGCTGCGGTCCGGCGGTGCCATGGGCTTCGGTGTGGGCCCGATTCTCGTGGCGAAGGAAGGCGTGAGCCTCGACGATCTGGACGGCCGCAAGGTGGCCATCCCGGGCCGCATGACCACCGCGAACCTGCTGTTCGGGCTCTGCTGCCGGGAAAAGGACCTGAAGCCGGAGCGGATGGAGATGGTTTTCGATGAGGTCATGCCTGCGGTGAATCGCGGCGACGTGGCGGCCGGGGTGGTCATCCACGAAGGCCGCTTCACCTTTGCCGAGCACGGGCTTGCCAGACTGCTGGACCTTGGCGACTGGTGGGAGCAAAGCCGCGGCCTGCCCATTCCGCTGGGAGCCATTGCCGTACGCCGCAGCTTGGGATCGGAGATGATACGCGAGCTGGACGAGGCCGTGCGCCGGAGCATCCTGTACGCCAGAGAGAATCCTGAAGCCGGACGCCAGTGGATACGATCCCACGCTCAGGAAATGGACGCGGGAGTGGTCGCACGGCATATCGAAACATTCGTGACCGACTACAGCCTTGATGTGGGCGAGGAAGGTGAGCGGGCAGTGACGGCACTGCTTGGCGAGGCCAGTCGCGAGGCGGATTGCAAACCGCCGGAAGGCGGTGTCTTTGCCTGA
- a CDS encoding TetR/AcrR family transcriptional regulator, giving the protein MDTFKRLDVEKRERILDAAAGEFACHGFHKASVNRIVGAIGIAKGSLFKYFGTKQGLFEYLFERALERVKAPLKEVRTKTEGQDFFLRLHAVAHAAAGFAVEHPRAYRIYLKMLFQEDFPLRDRVLQALRDEFADFLGPMVDAAVEAGELRADVPRDAVVFHIQAVIDRLLQGAQVPGLDGGLDFSAPGALAERLDEQLCIIRYGLAAKEQQ; this is encoded by the coding sequence ATGGACACCTTCAAGCGCCTCGACGTTGAGAAACGCGAGCGCATCCTCGACGCTGCTGCGGGCGAGTTCGCCTGCCACGGCTTCCACAAGGCGAGCGTCAATCGTATTGTGGGCGCAATCGGCATCGCCAAGGGCTCGCTTTTCAAATACTTCGGCACCAAACAGGGGCTGTTCGAATATCTCTTCGAACGCGCTCTTGAGCGGGTCAAGGCTCCCCTCAAGGAAGTCCGCACGAAGACCGAAGGGCAGGACTTTTTCCTGCGCCTGCACGCCGTGGCGCACGCTGCCGCAGGATTCGCCGTGGAGCATCCCCGAGCCTATCGCATCTACCTCAAGATGCTCTTTCAGGAAGACTTTCCCCTTCGCGACAGGGTGCTTCAGGCCCTGCGCGACGAGTTCGCCGACTTCCTCGGCCCCATGGTGGATGCCGCGGTCGAAGCCGGAGAACTTCGGGCGGACGTACCACGCGACGCCGTGGTCTTCCACATTCAGGCAGTCATCGACCGCCTGCTGCAGGGGGCGCAGGTTCCCGGCCTCGACGGCGGGCTGGACTTCTCGGCCCCCGGCGCACTGGCCGAAAGACTCGACGAACAGCTCTGCATCATCCGCTACGGACTTGCCGCAAAGGAGCAACAATGA
- the mqnE gene encoding aminofutalosine synthase MqnE, whose protein sequence is MIFKTEYFESIGLADIREKVARGERLTAEEGLRLFECPEPLAVGALANFSRSRMHGQRAYYVVNRHVNYTNVCVNACTFCAYQREEEEQSGAFRLTTEDVLQKLASSPAVPREVHIVGGCHPKLPLTYFEEMLSAIRAEYPETVLKCFTAVEIGHFAQLEGIDSREVLERLQRAGLDMLPGGGAEIFAPRVREQVCPRKLTGDQWLDVHRKAHALGMKTNCTMLFGHIETREERLDHLTRLRELQDEHHGFVCFIPLPFLTENSALRIDHPLTGLEKLRTIAVSRLMLDNVPHIKAYWVMLGVKEAQAALKFGADDFDGTVVEEKIGHEAGASTSQGMTREGIREMIEGCGFSPVERDSYFNSVEEQC, encoded by the coding sequence ATGATCTTCAAGACAGAATATTTCGAAAGCATCGGCCTCGCGGACATTCGCGAAAAAGTGGCACGCGGTGAGCGCCTGACTGCCGAAGAAGGCCTGCGGCTCTTCGAGTGCCCCGAACCGCTGGCCGTGGGTGCCCTCGCCAACTTCTCCCGTAGCCGCATGCACGGGCAGCGCGCCTATTACGTGGTGAACCGCCATGTGAACTACACCAACGTATGCGTCAACGCCTGCACCTTCTGCGCCTATCAGCGCGAGGAGGAAGAACAGTCGGGTGCGTTCCGCCTGACCACGGAGGACGTGCTGCAAAAGCTCGCCAGCAGCCCCGCCGTACCGCGCGAAGTGCATATCGTGGGCGGCTGTCATCCCAAGCTGCCGCTTACCTATTTTGAAGAGATGCTTTCCGCGATCCGTGCCGAGTACCCGGAGACAGTTCTGAAGTGCTTCACCGCTGTGGAAATTGGTCATTTTGCCCAGCTTGAAGGCATCGACTCCAGAGAAGTGCTCGAACGCCTCCAGCGGGCCGGGCTCGATATGCTTCCCGGCGGCGGAGCCGAAATTTTCGCTCCCCGCGTCCGCGAACAGGTCTGCCCGCGCAAGCTCACCGGCGACCAGTGGCTGGACGTGCACCGCAAGGCACACGCACTCGGCATGAAGACCAACTGCACCATGCTCTTCGGCCATATCGAGACCCGCGAGGAGCGGCTTGATCATCTGACCCGGCTGCGTGAGCTGCAGGACGAACACCACGGCTTCGTGTGTTTCATCCCCCTGCCCTTCCTTACGGAGAACAGCGCCCTTCGCATCGACCACCCTCTCACCGGACTGGAAAAGCTGCGCACCATCGCCGTGAGCAGGCTCATGCTCGACAACGTCCCGCACATCAAGGCCTACTGGGTGATGCTCGGCGTCAAGGAAGCGCAGGCCGCCCTCAAGTTCGGCGCGGATGATTTCGACGGCACGGTTGTCGAGGAAAAGATCGGCCACGAAGCCGGAGCCTCCACCTCGCAGGGCATGACCCGCGAGGGTATCCGCGAAATGATCGAAGGATGCGGCTTCTCTCCCGTGGAGCGCGACTCCTACTTCAACTCCGTGGAGGAACAGTGCTGA
- the mqnC gene encoding cyclic dehypoxanthinyl futalosine synthase — MLNRIFEKVIAGERIGFDEADLLYCEADFHELGTLAHAVRMRKHPEKAVTYVVDRNINYSNVCTCGCKFCAFYKAPDAEGGYVLDFDELDRKIEETLALGGTQILMQGGHHPDLPLSWYEDMLRHIKANHAVHVHAFSPPEIVYFSELNDMTPREVIRRLHEAGLDSIPGGGAEILVDSVRSEIAPRKCPAGEWLGVMEDAHHLGLKTTATMMFGHVESARQRLEHLFAVRELQDRTGGFTAFIPWTFQPDHTALSHCRKLTSIEYLRMLAVSRIVLDNVDNVQVSWVTMGPDISQLALFFGGNDFGSTMIEENVVKAAGVSFRLSRNEIHRLVRDAGFEPRQRSMDYTVLEDR; from the coding sequence GTGCTGAACCGTATTTTCGAAAAAGTGATCGCCGGGGAGCGCATCGGCTTCGATGAGGCCGACCTGCTCTACTGCGAAGCCGACTTCCACGAGCTGGGGACGCTGGCCCACGCCGTTCGCATGCGCAAGCATCCCGAAAAAGCCGTCACCTATGTGGTGGATCGCAATATCAATTATTCCAATGTCTGCACCTGTGGCTGCAAGTTCTGCGCATTCTACAAGGCCCCGGACGCCGAGGGCGGCTATGTGCTGGACTTTGACGAACTGGATCGCAAGATCGAGGAAACCCTCGCGCTCGGCGGCACCCAGATTCTCATGCAGGGCGGGCACCATCCCGATCTGCCGCTGTCCTGGTACGAAGACATGCTACGCCACATCAAAGCCAATCACGCCGTGCACGTCCATGCATTCTCTCCCCCGGAGATCGTGTACTTCAGTGAACTGAACGACATGACGCCGCGCGAGGTCATCCGCAGACTGCACGAAGCCGGGCTCGATTCCATCCCCGGCGGCGGCGCCGAGATTCTTGTGGATTCCGTCCGCAGCGAGATCGCTCCGAGAAAATGCCCTGCAGGCGAATGGCTCGGGGTGATGGAGGACGCGCACCATCTGGGGCTGAAAACCACCGCCACCATGATGTTCGGCCACGTCGAATCTGCCCGGCAACGCTTGGAACACCTTTTTGCCGTTCGCGAGCTTCAGGACCGCACCGGCGGATTCACGGCGTTCATTCCGTGGACATTCCAGCCGGACCATACGGCCCTGTCCCACTGCCGCAAGCTCACCAGCATCGAATACCTGCGGATGCTCGCAGTATCGCGCATCGTGCTGGACAACGTGGACAACGTGCAGGTTTCGTGGGTGACCATGGGCCCGGACATTTCGCAGCTGGCCCTGTTCTTCGGCGGAAACGATTTCGGCTCCACCATGATCGAGGAAAACGTGGTCAAGGCGGCCGGGGTGTCCTTCAGGCTCTCGCGCAACGAGATACACCGTCTGGTGCGGGACGCAGGCTTCGAGCCGCGCCAACGCAGCATGGATTACACCGTGCTGGAGGACAGATGA
- a CDS encoding menaquinone biosynthesis protein: MIRLGRIGYLNVLPIYHPIESGSMGNGYEIVSGPPAELNDLMSRGQLDVSSTSSIEYARNPERYYLVPNLAIGSCGPVQSVLLLSRRPVEELDGKTILVSSQTHTSAAMLKILASHWGITPEYVTGDATSTLSTGERPEAILAIGDEALNLRYHPDYPVRIDMGEAWRDMTGLPFVFGVWVVQRADFEARPEEVRQACDVLLRSKKWGNEHIETICELACENSCLDMAEMRSYFDGLVYDIGPEELAGLRRFYAELASTSLIDAEPELVFLPGMSC, encoded by the coding sequence ATGATCCGCCTCGGCAGGATCGGCTACCTCAACGTGTTGCCGATTTACCATCCCATCGAATCCGGAAGCATGGGCAACGGATACGAGATCGTCTCCGGTCCGCCAGCGGAGCTCAACGACCTGATGTCCCGCGGCCAGCTGGACGTGTCCTCCACGTCAAGTATCGAATACGCTCGCAATCCGGAGCGGTATTATCTGGTGCCGAATCTGGCCATCGGCAGCTGCGGGCCGGTGCAAAGCGTCCTGCTGCTTTCACGCCGGCCGGTGGAAGAGCTGGATGGCAAGACCATTCTGGTGAGCTCCCAGACCCATACTTCGGCCGCTATGCTGAAAATTCTGGCCAGCCACTGGGGCATTACCCCCGAATACGTCACCGGTGACGCCACGAGCACGTTATCTACCGGCGAACGACCGGAAGCGATTCTGGCCATCGGCGACGAGGCGCTCAACCTGCGTTATCACCCGGACTACCCCGTTCGTATTGATATGGGCGAAGCATGGCGCGACATGACCGGACTGCCGTTCGTTTTCGGCGTCTGGGTTGTCCAGCGCGCGGACTTCGAAGCACGCCCGGAAGAAGTCAGACAGGCCTGCGACGTGCTGCTGCGCTCCAAGAAATGGGGCAACGAGCACATCGAGACCATCTGCGAACTTGCCTGCGAGAACAGTTGCCTCGACATGGCGGAGATGCGCTCATACTTTGACGGGCTTGTGTACGACATCGGCCCCGAAGAGCTTGCGGGGCTGCGACGGTTCTACGCGGAGTTGGCCTCCACCAGCCTGATAGACGCCGAGCCCGAGCTGGTCTTTCTGCCCGGCATGAGCTGCTGA
- a CDS encoding selenium metabolism-associated LysR family transcriptional regulator: MDIRKLEAFCKVFELRSFSKAGQELFLSQPTISSHISHLEDELGVLLFDRLGKRTVPTQPADLLYRTAKELFQSLDDVQSEIHMLRDKVVGELQIGGSTIPANLILPRLISGFMRMHPGVTFSVDVSDTLEILKRVHNGDLSLGLVGSKPDLPGLASSLLMEDDMVVVASPALAKSLDGENGTPLESVLSLPWIMREKGSGTRKSLEDALDACGGLRNLNVVSHVGSTTAVIECVLAGVGVSATSQLAVQRYVESGDLVLLDVPELRKRRRFYLTYLSDRKLYPAMRAFLAYVENARETLPQQLMPGRKTSSGSASIRLVEANSA, from the coding sequence ATGGATATCCGAAAGCTGGAGGCTTTCTGTAAGGTTTTCGAGCTGCGAAGCTTTTCGAAGGCCGGACAGGAGCTATTTCTTTCTCAGCCGACAATCAGTTCCCACATCTCTCATCTTGAAGACGAATTGGGCGTGCTTCTGTTCGATCGGCTCGGCAAGCGCACGGTACCCACGCAGCCTGCGGATTTACTCTATCGCACGGCCAAGGAGCTCTTCCAGAGCCTTGATGACGTGCAGTCAGAGATCCACATGCTGCGCGACAAAGTCGTGGGTGAGTTGCAGATAGGCGGCAGCACCATTCCGGCCAACCTGATCCTGCCTCGTCTGATATCCGGGTTTATGCGGATGCACCCCGGGGTGACGTTTTCAGTGGATGTTTCTGACACGCTTGAGATTCTCAAACGCGTTCACAACGGCGACCTCTCGCTCGGCCTTGTCGGCTCCAAGCCTGATCTGCCCGGACTTGCATCAAGTCTTTTGATGGAAGACGATATGGTTGTGGTTGCCTCTCCGGCTTTGGCTAAAAGCCTGGACGGAGAGAACGGCACACCGCTTGAAAGTGTCCTTTCCTTGCCGTGGATCATGCGGGAAAAGGGGTCAGGTACCAGAAAGTCCCTTGAGGACGCACTGGACGCCTGTGGGGGACTCAGGAATCTCAACGTGGTTTCCCACGTGGGAAGCACCACGGCGGTGATCGAATGTGTGCTCGCCGGAGTCGGCGTCAGCGCCACGTCGCAACTTGCCGTTCAGCGGTATGTGGAAAGCGGGGATCTGGTGCTTCTTGACGTGCCGGAGCTTCGAAAGCGGCGTCGTTTTTACCTGACATACCTCAGCGACCGAAAGCTGTATCCGGCCATGCGGGCATTTCTCGCCTATGTGGAAAACGCGCGGGAGACGCTGCCTCAGCAGCTCATGCCGGGCAGAAAGACCAGCTCGGGCTCGGCGTCTATCAGGCTGGTGGAGGCCAACTCCGCGTAG
- the rplQ gene encoding 50S ribosomal protein L17: MRHRKSGRKLNRSDSHRRAMFRNMAKALLTYERIRTTEAKAKELRRVVEKLITLALKNDLHARRQAYKTLNNHKLVQRLFDEIAPRFEGGQGGYTRIVKLSTPRRGDCAPMVIIELTKRGSAEAEAPEAPKAEEAEA, translated from the coding sequence ATGAGGCATAGAAAATCCGGACGCAAGCTCAATAGGAGCGACTCCCACCGCAGGGCCATGTTCCGCAACATGGCAAAGGCTCTGCTGACCTACGAGCGGATTCGCACCACCGAGGCCAAGGCCAAGGAACTTCGCAGGGTTGTTGAAAAGCTCATCACCCTGGCCCTGAAGAACGACCTGCACGCTCGCCGTCAGGCATACAAGACGCTCAACAACCACAAGCTGGTGCAGCGTCTGTTCGACGAAATCGCTCCGCGTTTCGAGGGCGGACAGGGCGGATACACCCGTATCGTCAAGCTCTCCACCCCGCGCCGCGGCGACTGCGCTCCCATGGTCATTATCGAGCTGACCAAGCGCGGCTCTGCCGAAGCAGAAGCTCCCGAAGCCCCCAAGGCTGAAGAAGCCGAAGCATAA
- a CDS encoding DNA-directed RNA polymerase subunit alpha, with protein sequence MLIQNDDKLVNTRNWTLLEKPEKVVRDPKSSQTYGKFICEPLERGYATTIGNALRRVLLSSMQGAAIVAARIEGVQHEFTTLPGIMEDMTEVVLNLKQVRLAMTTDEAQILTLEADKQGQVTAGMIQENQNVSVLNPDQVICTLSEDRELKMELEVRMGKGYVPAEMHEGLADEIGLIIMDASYSPITKVAYSVEQARVGQMTNYDKLILEVWTDGSVIPEDACAYAAKIIKDQISVFINFDEVNTESSKEDEETIDLNPNLFKSIDELELSVRATNCLKAANIQLVGELVQRTEAQMLKTKNFGRKSLDEIRRVLDSMNLKFGMTVEDFDKKYQEWLKRKEKNEA encoded by the coding sequence ATGCTTATTCAGAACGACGACAAACTGGTTAACACCAGAAACTGGACCCTGCTGGAAAAGCCCGAAAAGGTGGTGCGCGACCCCAAGTCCTCTCAGACTTACGGGAAGTTCATCTGCGAGCCGCTTGAGCGTGGCTACGCTACCACCATCGGGAATGCGCTCCGCCGTGTGCTCCTCTCCTCCATGCAGGGAGCGGCCATCGTGGCGGCGCGTATCGAAGGCGTTCAGCACGAGTTCACCACCCTGCCCGGGATCATGGAGGACATGACCGAGGTCGTTCTGAACCTCAAGCAGGTCCGTCTGGCCATGACCACCGACGAGGCTCAGATTCTGACCCTCGAAGCGGACAAGCAGGGCCAGGTCACTGCAGGCATGATTCAGGAGAACCAGAACGTCTCGGTTCTCAATCCCGATCAGGTCATCTGCACCCTGTCCGAAGACAGGGAACTGAAGATGGAACTGGAAGTCCGCATGGGCAAGGGCTACGTGCCCGCCGAAATGCATGAAGGGCTCGCCGACGAGATCGGGCTCATCATCATGGATGCCAGTTACTCCCCCATCACCAAGGTCGCCTACTCCGTGGAGCAGGCGCGCGTTGGCCAGATGACCAACTATGACAAATTGATCCTCGAGGTCTGGACCGATGGATCCGTCATTCCCGAAGATGCTTGCGCCTACGCCGCAAAAATCATCAAGGACCAGATTTCCGTGTTCATCAATTTCGATGAAGTGAATACGGAGTCGTCCAAGGAAGACGAAGAGACCATCGACCTCAATCCGAACCTCTTCAAGAGCATCGACGAGCTTGAACTCTCCGTGCGCGCCACCAACTGCCTCAAGGCCGCCAACATCCAGCTCGTGGGCGAACTGGTGCAGCGCACCGAAGCCCAGATGCTCAAGACTAAGAACTTCGGGCGGAAGTCTCTCGACGAGATTCGCCGTGTCCTGGACAGCATGAACCTGAAGTTCGGCATGACCGTCGAGGATTTCGACAAGAAATATCAGGAATGGCTGAAGAGGAAGGAAAAAAATGAGGCATAG
- the rpsD gene encoding 30S ribosomal protein S4: MARYTEAKCKLCRREGGKLFLKGDRCYTDKCAYDKRPYAPGHAGRMRKKLSDYAVQLREKQKVRRMYGVLEGQFRTYYQRADSMKGHTGHNLLTLLERRLDNVVYRMGYANSRDQARQLVLHGIFVLNGRRVNIPSMLVKVEDVITVREESRKIPVIGEAQEVIGRRGCPEWLEVDADNFKGVVKALPKREDITFPINEQLIVELYSK, encoded by the coding sequence GTGGCAAGATATACCGAAGCCAAATGCAAGCTCTGCCGCCGTGAAGGTGGTAAGCTGTTTCTCAAGGGCGACCGCTGCTACACGGACAAGTGCGCTTACGACAAGCGCCCTTACGCTCCGGGTCACGCCGGTCGCATGCGCAAGAAGCTCAGCGACTACGCCGTTCAGCTGCGTGAAAAGCAGAAGGTTCGCCGCATGTACGGCGTGCTGGAAGGCCAGTTCCGCACCTACTATCAGCGCGCTGACTCGATGAAGGGTCACACGGGTCACAACCTGCTCACCCTTCTCGAACGTCGTCTCGACAACGTGGTCTACCGCATGGGTTACGCAAACTCCCGCGATCAGGCCCGTCAGCTCGTTCTGCACGGCATTTTCGTTCTGAACGGTCGTCGCGTGAATATTCCGTCCATGCTCGTCAAGGTGGAAGACGTGATCACCGTGCGTGAAGAGTCCCGCAAGATTCCCGTCATCGGCGAGGCTCAGGAAGTCATCGGCCGCCGCGGCTGCCCCGAGTGGCTGGAAGTGGACGCCGATAACTTCAAGGGCGTTGTGAAGGCCCTGCCCAAGAGGGAAGACATCACGTTCCCCATCAACGAGCAGCTCATCGTCGAGCTTTACTCCAAATAA
- the rpsK gene encoding 30S ribosomal protein S11, with translation MARPRRTGKKREKKNVPVGVAHIKATFNNTIITFTDAKGNVVSWASAGAHFKGSRKSTPFAAQIAAESAARRAQEHGMRTVGVMVKGPGSGREAAMRAINAVGFKVAYIRDITPIPHNGCRPPKRRRV, from the coding sequence ATGGCTAGACCCCGCCGTACCGGCAAGAAAAGAGAGAAAAAGAACGTCCCTGTTGGCGTGGCCCACATCAAGGCCACGTTCAACAACACCATCATTACCTTCACTGATGCGAAGGGCAATGTGGTGAGCTGGGCCTCTGCCGGCGCCCATTTCAAGGGTTCCCGCAAGAGCACTCCGTTCGCCGCCCAGATCGCAGCCGAATCCGCAGCGCGTCGCGCCCAGGAACACGGTATGCGTACTGTCGGCGTGATGGTGAAGGGCCCCGGTTCCGGTCGTGAAGCCGCCATGCGTGCAATCAACGCAGTCGGCTTCAAGGTAGCGTACATTCGGGATATCACCCCGATTCCGCACAACGGCTGCCGTCCGCCCAAACGCCGCAGGGTTTAA
- the rpsM gene encoding 30S ribosomal protein S13, producing the protein MARIAGVDLPRNKRMDIALTYIYGIGRTTALEILDSVKIDWQKKSDDLSAEEVNSIRNEIEANYKVEGDLRREVSSNIKRLMDIGCYRGLRHRRGLPCHGQRTHTNARTRKGPRRSVVGRKKK; encoded by the coding sequence GTGGCACGTATCGCTGGTGTAGACCTGCCTAGGAACAAGCGCATGGATATTGCGCTGACCTACATCTATGGAATCGGCCGCACCACGGCCCTGGAGATTCTCGACTCGGTCAAGATTGACTGGCAGAAGAAGTCCGACGACCTCTCTGCTGAAGAAGTCAACTCCATCCGTAACGAGATCGAAGCCAACTACAAGGTTGAAGGCGACCTCCGTCGCGAAGTCTCCTCCAACATCAAGCGCCTGATGGATATCGGCTGCTATCGTGGGCTTCGCCACCGTCGTGGGCTGCCCTGTCACGGACAGCGCACCCACACCAACGCACGCACCCGCAAGGGTCCGCGTCGTTCCGTGGTCGGCAGGAAGAAAAAATAG
- the rpmJ gene encoding 50S ribosomal protein L36, with amino-acid sequence MKVRPSVKKMCPKCKIIRRNGVLRVICDNPRHKQRQG; translated from the coding sequence ATGAAAGTCAGACCTTCTGTGAAAAAAATGTGTCCTAAGTGCAAAATCATCAGGCGCAATGGCGTGCTGCGGGTCATCTGTGACAACCCCCGGCACAAACAGCGTCAAGGTTAA
- the map gene encoding type I methionyl aminopeptidase, translated as MKKYRGIFLKNDKEIGLMREANRIVSTILDELGRNVEPGVPTIHFEEICRARCEEHGVRPAFLGYQGFPFALCCSVNEEIVHGFPSKDRILKEGDIVSFDMGVVYEGFCGDSARTFPVGQVTDEARQLMDVTKESLMKGIEQARPGNNLFDVSAAIQTYVEGFDFGIVRRFVGHGIGARLHEKPEIPNFVPQGITGVPLKAGMVIAIEPMVTAGSHEVEVLDDDWTAVTKDRKLSAHFEHTVAITSSGPQILSLSD; from the coding sequence TTGAAGAAATACAGAGGAATTTTCCTCAAGAACGATAAAGAGATTGGCCTCATGCGTGAGGCCAATCGCATTGTTTCGACGATTCTCGATGAATTGGGCCGGAATGTTGAGCCAGGCGTTCCCACCATTCACTTCGAGGAAATCTGCCGGGCAAGGTGCGAAGAGCACGGCGTCCGCCCGGCATTTTTGGGCTATCAGGGCTTTCCCTTCGCCCTGTGTTGCTCCGTCAACGAGGAGATAGTGCACGGCTTTCCTTCCAAGGACCGTATCCTGAAGGAAGGAGACATAGTCAGCTTCGACATGGGCGTCGTGTACGAAGGATTCTGCGGCGATTCCGCCCGGACTTTTCCGGTGGGCCAGGTGACTGATGAGGCCCGTCAGCTTATGGACGTCACCAAGGAATCGCTGATGAAGGGAATAGAACAGGCCCGTCCCGGCAATAACCTCTTCGACGTCTCCGCGGCAATACAGACGTATGTTGAAGGTTTCGACTTCGGGATCGTCCGGCGTTTCGTCGGACACGGGATCGGCGCGCGGCTTCATGAAAAGCCCGAGATCCCGAACTTCGTGCCCCAGGGAATCACTGGCGTTCCGCTCAAGGCGGGCATGGTGATCGCCATCGAACCGATGGTCACCGCCGGGAGTCACGAAGTAGAGGTCCTCGACGACGACTGGACCGCCGTTACCAAGGACAGAAAGTTGTCTGCTCACTTCGAGCACACGGTGGCGATAACGTCTTCGGGACCGCAAATACTGAGCCTTTCCGACTAG